GTCGGATTAAATCAGAAAGGAGTGGCTCTTATGTGGCTACTCATCCCCTCAATCCACTGGACGTTTTACCTATGAGTAGATTGAGGTTATGTGATTATATCAACATGCCTCCCATTAGCTTAATCAACAATGCACATCTTGAGGGAAATTATCTTATTGTCGAAGGTCCGGGGGGATCTTTCTGCTTCCCTGCCGGTATGCAATTTAATTTTACAGGTGATCGGCAATCTTAAACATTCAGGATTGAGAATTCAATAGGGAGCAAAGGTATGCCTTATTCTATTGTCTTAAAAATTTTTCCGAAATCACAGTTTAATCTTCGTGAAGCTACCGGGGCCAGACTTCAAGGGATGTTCCTGGAGCTCATGCGGCAGGTTGATCCGGAGCTGGCCACCGAATTACACGACAGACCGGATTTGGACGAGCCGACAGCTCTCAGGCATTATGCGGTATCGCCATTATTTATAGACAAGGGGGTTGAGAGGGCAAGGAACAGGACCGGTTCTAATCATAAGGTTCTGACCTCGGGAGGCACCCTATACTGGTTACACCTTGCAGCTTTGGATGACCGGGTTTATCCGGCTTTATTAAGTTATCTGCTGGGGCTCAGCGGAGTAAAGAAGGAAGGTGAGAGTCCTTTTCCTGTCTTGATTATTGATAAAACCCAATTTCAGATTGTCGAGGTATTGGCTTCTGGGTTTAGCCGACATCCATGGGCAGGATATAGCGAGGTGGAGGATCTTATTATCCGGGCTTCGGTGGATGAGCGGGTGATTACGTTTGAGTTTAAATCACCAACCGTATTTGAACGCCTGGACCGACAGATACCTTTACCGGAGCCCCGTCTTGTTTGGAAGAGTTTGGCCGATCGTTGGAACGATGCTTTTGGAGCAACCTATCCTATTTCCCCTGAGTTTGTGGATGCCGTAGAGAATCATCTTGTTGTTGTTTGCTATCATATCCATACCCAACCTTTTCGACAGGATAGTGAAATCACGCTTACCGGATTTGTTGGACAGGTGACATTTCGTATTATTGGTCCTGTTTCGCCGGAGTTTATCAAGATCACCAATTTATTAGCTGATTTTGCCTTATTCAGTGGGATTGGTAAGAAGACGACTCGGGGGATGGGAATGGCCAGGCGGATTTCAGACGGAGAATCTTCTAAGATCCTGGAGAGGAGTGGGAGAATTTTATGAAGACTGAGGAAGACCACATTTTAATTTCAGCCCTGAATCAATTTGATTATTGTCCCAGGCGTTGTTATCTCATTTATTGTGAGGGGCAATTTTTACAAAACGAACATACAGTTGAAGGTTCCATTCTTCATGCTCGTACGGATATTCCGGTTGAAGTCCGGCGCGGGGACACCAGGCAATTTCGTTCTGTCTGGCTTTATTCAGAGAAATACCGGCTTCATGGGCGGGCGGATGTGATTGAGGAAAAGGACGGTAAAATCTATCCTGTAGAGATTAAAAAGGGTCGTCGGGGTGATTGGAAGAACGATCAACTACAGCTTTGTGCCCAAGCCCTATGTCTGGAGGAGATGTTAGATTGTGGAGAGATCGAGATAGGGTATATCTACTATGCCGCTACAGGGAGGCGGCAA
This sequence is a window from Candidatus Limnocylindrales bacterium. Protein-coding genes within it:
- the cas6 gene encoding CRISPR-associated endoribonuclease Cas6; the encoded protein is MPYSIVLKIFPKSQFNLREATGARLQGMFLELMRQVDPELATELHDRPDLDEPTALRHYAVSPLFIDKGVERARNRTGSNHKVLTSGGTLYWLHLAALDDRVYPALLSYLLGLSGVKKEGESPFPVLIIDKTQFQIVEVLASGFSRHPWAGYSEVEDLIIRASVDERVITFEFKSPTVFERLDRQIPLPEPRLVWKSLADRWNDAFGATYPISPEFVDAVENHLVVVCYHIHTQPFRQDSEITLTGFVGQVTFRIIGPVSPEFIKITNLLADFALFSGIGKKTTRGMGMARRISDGESSKILERSGRIL
- the cas4 gene encoding CRISPR-associated protein Cas4 yields the protein MKTEEDHILISALNQFDYCPRRCYLIYCEGQFLQNEHTVEGSILHARTDIPVEVRRGDTRQFRSVWLYSEKYRLHGRADVIEEKDGKIYPVEIKKGRRGDWKNDQLQLCAQALCLEEMLDCGEIEIGYIYYAATGRRQGVRLDTRIRQQTIQTIEKVRQLLSKCEKPPSIYSPRCRGCSLYPVCLPRETAKLSTGARPCAPTFNKGPTPPLPACGEGKGGAMKKTD